In Chanodichthys erythropterus isolate Z2021 chromosome 11, ASM2448905v1, whole genome shotgun sequence, a single window of DNA contains:
- the aktip gene encoding AKT-interacting protein isoform X1: protein MNPFWSMSTNAGRKRSDGEEQSGPGEQRASPARPSFSKKQLPSIPKNAIPITKAASPASSTQSANGTHASYGPFYLEYSLLAEFTLVIKQKLPGIYVQPSYRSALMWFGVIFIRHGLYQDGVFKFTVYIPDNYPDGDCPRVVFDTPVFHPLVDPVSGELDVRRAFTKWRRNHNHIWQVLMYARTIFYKINTMDPLNPEAAVLYDKDIQLFKSKVVDSVKLCNSHLFDQPKIDDPYAISFSPWNPAVHEEAKEKMFAHKRRPEDYNKGLPVSGLSWVKPGSTQPFSKEDNPLQT, encoded by the exons ATGAACCCATTCTGGAGCATGTCGACAAACGCTGGTCGTAAG agatCTGACGGTGAAGAGCAGAGTGGTCCAGGGGAGCAGAGAGCCAGTCCAGCTCGTCCTTCATTTAGTAAGAAGCAGCTTCCCTCCATCCCGAAGAATGCCATCCCCATCACTAAAGCTGCTTCTCCGGCCTCCTCTACACAGTCTGCCAATGGCACCCACGCCTCGTACGGCCCTTTCTACCTGGAGTACTCGCTTCTCGCTGAGTT CACATTGGTGATCAAGCAGAAGCTCCCTGGTATCTATGTACAGCCTTCATACAGATCAGCACTGA TGTGGTTTGGAGTGATTTTCATTCGACATGGCTTGTACCAAGACGGCGTGTTTAAGTTCACAGTCTACATTCCTGATAACTACCCAGATGGAGACTGTCCT AGGGTGGTTTTTGACACCCCAGTTTTCCACCCCTTAGTGGACCCAGTCTCTGGCGAGCTAGATGTGAGGAGAGCTTTCACCAAATGGAG ACGAAACCACAACCATATCTGGCAGGTCCTTATGTACGCCCGCACAATCTTCTATAAGATCAACACCATGGATCCGCTCAACCCAGAGGCTGCTGTGCT GTATGACAAAGACATCCAGCTCTTCAAAAGCAAGGTGGTAGACAGTGTCAAGCTATGCAATAGTCACCTGTTCGATCAGCCCAAGATCGATGACCCTTATGCAATAAG CTTCTCTCCGTGGAATCCAGCGGTGCATGAAGAGGCAAAAGAGAAGATGTTTGCACATAAA CGGCGGCCAGAGGATTACAACAAAGGACTGCCGGTGTCTGGGCTGTCTTGGGTGAAGCCTGGTTCCACTCAGCCTTTCAGCAAAGAGGACAACCCCCTTCAGACGTGA
- the aktip gene encoding AKT-interacting protein isoform X2 — MNPFWSMSTNAGRKRSDGEEQSGPGEQRASPARPSFSKKQLPSIPKNAIPITKAASPASSTQSANGTHASYGPFYLEYSLLAEFTLVIKQKLPGIYVQPSYRSALMWFGVIFIRHGLYQDGVFKFTVYIPDNYPDGDCPRVVFDTPVFHPLVDPVSGELDVRRAFTKWRRNHNHIWQVLMYARTIFYKINTMDPLNPEAAVLYDKDIQLFKSKVVDSVKLCNSHLFDQPKIDDPYAISFSPWNPAVHEEAKEKMFAHKVSV, encoded by the exons ATGAACCCATTCTGGAGCATGTCGACAAACGCTGGTCGTAAG agatCTGACGGTGAAGAGCAGAGTGGTCCAGGGGAGCAGAGAGCCAGTCCAGCTCGTCCTTCATTTAGTAAGAAGCAGCTTCCCTCCATCCCGAAGAATGCCATCCCCATCACTAAAGCTGCTTCTCCGGCCTCCTCTACACAGTCTGCCAATGGCACCCACGCCTCGTACGGCCCTTTCTACCTGGAGTACTCGCTTCTCGCTGAGTT CACATTGGTGATCAAGCAGAAGCTCCCTGGTATCTATGTACAGCCTTCATACAGATCAGCACTGA TGTGGTTTGGAGTGATTTTCATTCGACATGGCTTGTACCAAGACGGCGTGTTTAAGTTCACAGTCTACATTCCTGATAACTACCCAGATGGAGACTGTCCT AGGGTGGTTTTTGACACCCCAGTTTTCCACCCCTTAGTGGACCCAGTCTCTGGCGAGCTAGATGTGAGGAGAGCTTTCACCAAATGGAG ACGAAACCACAACCATATCTGGCAGGTCCTTATGTACGCCCGCACAATCTTCTATAAGATCAACACCATGGATCCGCTCAACCCAGAGGCTGCTGTGCT GTATGACAAAGACATCCAGCTCTTCAAAAGCAAGGTGGTAGACAGTGTCAAGCTATGCAATAGTCACCTGTTCGATCAGCCCAAGATCGATGACCCTTATGCAATAAG CTTCTCTCCGTGGAATCCAGCGGTGCATGAAGAGGCAAAAGAGAAGATGTTTGCACATAAAGTGAGTGTGTGA